Genomic window (Deinococcus detaillensis):
TTAGCGTACTTGGGACTCAGCTGAGTGGCCTGAACAAAGCCAGCTTCCGCGCCCGCTTTGTCGCCCGAGGTGTACTTGGTATAAGCAGCCCTAAACGCTTGGGTGGCGGGCAGGCCGACTTGCTGGGCTTCTTGCACGACGCTGAGGTTGTACTTGTCGGCGGCGCTGGCTTCCGGCAAAGTCACGGCGGCGGTGTATGCGGCGGTGGCGGCGGGCAAATTGCCGAGCTCCAAGGCCAAACGCCCCTGCTCGCGCCAAGCCGTCAGGAAGTTAGGCGCGGCGGCGGTGGCCTGCTGATAAAGCGTCAGGGCCTTGGCTTTGTTGCCTTTATCGAGCGCTTCATAAGCCCGGCTAAAAGCGGTGGTGGCGGCGGGGCCGTATTTACCCGCGTTCTGGGCAATCTGCAAAAAGTAAGGCACCGTCTTATCGGTTGGCGCGAGCTGAGCGGCCTGCTGGTAAAGCGCCGTGGCACCCGCGTAGTCACCGCCTTCCAGCGCCACGCGGGCGTTCCAAATGACGCAGGCCACGTCGCTGGGCTGCAACTGATTGCACTTTGCGAAGAACATCGGCGCACTCACCAAATCACCCCGGCTGTAAGCGGCGTAACCCATGTTGTACTGCACGCTGGCAGCTTTGATGCGGGCCGCATTGTCGTCAGGCTTGAGCGTCAAATAGGTGTCCCACGAGCGCTCGGCCTGCTTCCAAAAACCCACATCGGTATAGATGTTGGCCCGCAGCTGCAAGTAGTCGGGATTGTTCGGCTCGGCGTTCACCGCTTGGTCGGCGGCGGCGGCGGCTTGTTTCCAGGGCGTGCGGTCAATGTTCCAATCGGCCTTGGGCAAGGTGGAGCGGGCCTGGGCGGCGAGGTCGCTAGCCTTCTGAGCGGCCTCGGCGGCAGACATCGGCGCGGCTACGACGGCGGGAGCAGTCTGAGCCGACGCCAGACCCAGCGACAGGGCGGCCAACAGCGGGAGGGAAGCGGAGAACATCTTCTTTATCTTCATTCATCCAGTCTAAAAACTTCCAGATGACCCAGATGATGCCCAGCCGATCAGACCTTTAGAAACGCGCCGCCGACCAAAGCCGCTAGACTCAGCCGGATGCCTCGCCATACCCTCGGAATCGCCCTCCTCATCGTCGTCACCTGCATTTGGGGCAGCACCTTTGCCATCGTCAAAACGCTTGGCGAAACACTCTCGCCGCAAGTCTTGATCGCCTGGCGTTTTACCATCGGCACGCTAGCCACCTTGCCGCTGCTATTATTTTGGCGACGCTTCTCTCCCACGCCTTCAGCCGGTTCCAATTCCTCCACCACGCCTCAGCGCTCACTCTGGAAAGACGGGCTGCTGGTCGGGGCGTGGCTGATCGTCGGCTACGGCACACAAACCATTGCCCTGCAAACCACCTCGGCCAACCGCGCCGCTTTTATCACGGCCCTGAGTGTGGTGCTGGTGCCGCTGTGGCAAGCCATTGCTCTGCGCCGCCCGCTGAGCGTTTTCCTCTGGTCGGCGGTGGCTTTGGCCGTCACCGGCTTAGCGCTGCTGTCGTGGGAAGGCGGGGCGCTGGTCGTGGGTGATTTGTGGGCGCTGGTCTGCGCCGTGAGTTACGCGGGTTTTATTTTGACTTTAGACCGCACTGCTCAGCACCACGCCGCACTGCCTTTCACTTTGGTGCAGCTCGCCAGCGTCACCGTGTTGGCGTGGCTATGGGCGCTGCTCTCCGGCGCAGAACTGCTGCCGCCGAGCGCTCAGTGGGGCGGGTTGCTGTATTTGGGCGTCGTTGCCACCAGCCTGACCACCTTGCTGCAAACCACCGGCCAACGTTGGGTCAGCGCCGCCGAGGCCAGCATCATCTACGCGCTCGAACCCGTCACTGCCAGTCTGTTTAGCTTCGTGCTGATCGGTGAGCGTGTTGGCCTGCGCGGCTTGCTAGGAGGAGGTTTGGTGATCATCGCCACCGTGCTGAGCCAGTGGAAAAATACGCTGGCCGAAGCTGAGCGGGCTAACCCTCCCCACGCACCGCACGGGCAAACCATTCCGGCAGCGCCTGAGCCGAACCGTCCGCATTCGAAGGACGCTTAAAGTAGCGCTCACCCCACTCCGTCGCCCACGCTTGAAACTCACCCGCTTCAATCGCCGCCCGTGCCCGCTCCACCAAGCGATGTAGGTAGCGCAGATTGTGCAGCGACAGTAAGCGCGGCGCGAGCATTTCCTCGGCTTTGACCAAATGGGCAAGGTAAGCGCGGGTGTGGTGGGTGCAGGCGTAACAGTCGCAGTCGGCGTCAATGGGAATGAGTTGTTGTCTCGGCGCAGCGCTGTTCATGTTGATCCGCCCATCGTCGGTCAGGGCGTATCCAAAGCGGCCCGTGCGGGTGGGGTACACGCAGTCGAACATATCCACCCCCAGCGCGATACCCGCCACCAAGTCCTCGGGATGACCCACACCCATCAAGTAACGCGGTTTGTTTTCGGGCAGGCGCTGCGCCGTGAAGGCCACCGCCAGGAACATCTCCTCTTTGCTCTCCCCCACCGCCAGCCCACCAATCGCGAAACCGGGCGTACTGAACGGCAAAGTGGCGTCTAAGCTTTGCTGACGCA
Coding sequences:
- a CDS encoding tetratricopeptide repeat protein; its protein translation is MKIKKMFSASLPLLAALSLGLASAQTAPAVVAAPMSAAEAAQKASDLAAQARSTLPKADWNIDRTPWKQAAAAADQAVNAEPNNPDYLQLRANIYTDVGFWKQAERSWDTYLTLKPDDNAARIKAASVQYNMGYAAYSRGDLVSAPMFFAKCNQLQPSDVACVIWNARVALEGGDYAGATALYQQAAQLAPTDKTVPYFLQIAQNAGKYGPAATTAFSRAYEALDKGNKAKALTLYQQATAAAPNFLTAWREQGRLALELGNLPAATAAYTAAVTLPEASAADKYNLSVVQEAQQVGLPATQAFRAAYTKYTSGDKAGAEAGFVQATQLSPKYAKAWAWAGRLAYERQAYPVAASAYGQAAALDPNDKTSAYYLKLAQQGK
- a CDS encoding DMT family transporter codes for the protein MPRHTLGIALLIVVTCIWGSTFAIVKTLGETLSPQVLIAWRFTIGTLATLPLLLFWRRFSPTPSAGSNSSTTPQRSLWKDGLLVGAWLIVGYGTQTIALQTTSANRAAFITALSVVLVPLWQAIALRRPLSVFLWSAVALAVTGLALLSWEGGALVVGDLWALVCAVSYAGFILTLDRTAQHHAALPFTLVQLASVTVLAWLWALLSGAELLPPSAQWGGLLYLGVVATSLTTLLQTTGQRWVSAAEASIIYALEPVTASLFSFVLIGERVGLRGLLGGGLVIIATVLSQWKNTLAEAERANPPHAPHGQTIPAAPEPNRPHSKDA
- the tgt gene encoding tRNA guanosine(34) transglycosylase Tgt, which translates into the protein MSDLSPFEFRIHSRDGRARTAHFATPHGTVQTPMFMPVGTQGSVKGISADELLEIKSQMILGNTYHLMLRPGAEMVAAHGGLPGFTAYPGPFLTDSGGFQVMSLGHMRKITEEGVVFKSHLDGSPIHLTPERSIEVQQLLGADVMMAFDECPPFPAEERYIKASLERTVRWLERCLTFKTRDDQALFAIVQGGIHPHLRQQSLDATLPFSTPGFAIGGLAVGESKEEMFLAVAFTAQRLPENKPRYLMGVGHPEDLVAGIALGVDMFDCVYPTRTGRFGYALTDDGRINMNSAAPRQQLIPIDADCDCYACTHHTRAYLAHLVKAEEMLAPRLLSLHNLRYLHRLVERARAAIEAGEFQAWATEWGERYFKRPSNADGSAQALPEWFARAVRGEG